From Pan troglodytes isolate AG18354 chromosome 1, NHGRI_mPanTro3-v2.0_pri, whole genome shotgun sequence:
AGTGCAGGGGCCCATCCCTTCTAGGATCCCCTTGCCCAGTCTTAGAGCTGACGAGGCTGCACCTGGAATGCAGTAAGTCTGTTTCTGAGTCAGGGCTTTCTTTGCCTGTGGTGTTTGCCCTCTCCATGTTTCTAACAGTAGAAATCACTGTTCAGGCCCTGCTGGACTTCTTTAGTCCTCAACAGGATCTCATTCCAGGTCGCATTTGTGATCGTCTTTTCCAAGATCAGGGGCTGCCCTCCTTTTTTCCCCAATAAAGATCTGAGGAGAAGCTCACTCTGAGAGCAGAGTGGATGCCTAAGAAGGTGCTTGTGgcagcctggggtgggggaggtcTGGGAACTCGCTGCAGGCTGGATGGAGCCAGGGGGACTAAGGAAAAGAACAGGGCCCAGAAAGGGAGTGGCCCAGAGGAGCTGATGTGGGCCAGAGTAAGTACAGAGGAGAGAGATGGCAGCAGGGTAGGGGGCCGGGTTATTTGGCTTTCACAGAGCCGCGTCCCTGATAAGCTGTGGACTTGTGTCTGAGATCCTCAAAGGACCTGTGCCTGGATGTGGAGCTGCGAGTTTCTAAGGCCCTTTGATTTCACCCTGGTCTACATGAGGTTCCAGTGGCTGCCCCATCTCACCCCAGGGGCAAAGAGTCAGTCTAGCAGGGAGACATGGGGAGAGAGAGTCAATGGCAAACATCCACCCTGGATGCAAAGACAAGGGACACGTCAGAGGGAGGGAGACTTGGTGTGAGGCCAGGGGAAGGGAGGCACGTTGGATATGGTGCAGTTGTGTCTCTGCACTTGCCACAGCCTCATAGGACTGTGAGGATTGATCTTTGCAGGAGGGAATGGGGTAGAATGGGGTCTGGACTGGAGTCCCTGTCATCCAAGTGACCCCATATCTACTCCTGCCAACCAGGTGAAGGTCTTGCTAGATGTAAGTCAAACCAGGACCTATCAGACTGCCTGGCACTTTCTGGTGGATCTAGAAGGAGCACAGTGATCCTCAGTCAAAAAAAATCTTGCATTGTCCAGGGCTGAGGATTTTCAGGTGGCCCTGGAGGGGGAGACTCTGGGGAAAAACCACAGAGAAGATTTTGGCACATTTGACACTATTAACATCCAGTGCCTCCCCTTCCtattggtcgggtgtggtggcaggagaattgcttgaacctgggaagcagaggttgcagtgagctgagatcacgccattgcactccagcctgggtgggcaacaagagtgaaactctgtctcaaaaacaaacaaacaaacaaaacaaacagacaaaaaaatgtgaaacaaaaaaaaaaaaaacctttgactGAGTGCCTGCAATGTGCCACCTACTATTCTGGGTGCTACTTAGGATAAACAAGAAGCAAGACAGCTGCAAAGTGAGCTCAACAGAATACACCTGGCTTGGCAGTGCAGTgcagatcagaaaaaaaatgcctgtGCAGCATAAAATGTGAAGAGACatcttctttgcttttcttttctttcttcttcttttgaaagACAGAGCCTTACTCTTGTTTCtaaggctggcgtgcagtggtgcaatctcggctcagtgcagcctcggcctctcaggcTGAAATGATCCTGCCATGTCAGTCTTCCAgttagctggaaatacaggtgtgttgcatggaatatctttttctaccccttcACTTTCAGACTACATGTGTCCttataggtgaagtgagtttctggAAAACAGCATATAGTATGGTCTTATTCTTTTACTCATTCAAGGACCCTAAGCCTTTCACTTGCAGAACTGAGATAAATTGTCTTCATTGTTGTTATTGATAAAGGCTTAGTACTCccatttaatttcttgttttctggttgGTTAGAGACTTCtctcttccatccttcctttcttattgtctttctttgtgtttaaGTAATTTTCTCTTATGAAATCCTTGGGATGTGACTTTTCTGGCCAGAAGCCTCTATGGCTGGGGGCACCTTTGCCGGAGTTTTGATGGGGTTCACTGGGTTTGTTCTGCCCACTCAGACTGGTAGACTATGCTTGGCTCATGCTTCAGGCCTGGATCACATGCCTATTAAGGGAGGGTCAGGACTggagcagtgaggggtgtgtgagtgagcaggGGGTCTGGCCACTTTGGACAGTCACTGGCTCCCGCAgcagtggggcaggcagctccaggtgccagcacagGTGCCAGATTTTTGCAAGGCTGCAAATGAACCAGGCACAGCAAAAGCAGCTTCCATGTTTGTCCCTGGAGTACACAGTGGTGTCTGCTGCTCTTTCCAGGAAAGTCATCTCATCATCTCCACAGCTCTCAGTAGAGAAAAGGCCCCAGAGTGGATTGCTTGTCTCTGCAGGAAAATCATCCCAAGAGTGGGTAGTTTCACTCTGCCACTGTTCatcctgatgttctccctgaGTCTGGGGCTTTTGGGGCATCATGGGGAAGGAAGTATGTGCTGCTTGGGTCATAGGTAGCCATTGGCAGGCACAGAAAAGGCACCACATATTCCCACTCTGGTCCATAGCACTGGTGGACCAGCCCACGGGCTTCAGGCCCCGCTTGGTCACAAGGTAGAGCCTCACCAGGTACCCTCGTCTTCCCATCCAGGAGTCTGTCTGCCTGCCACCACCACCCATGGCGCCCAGGTCACTTGCATCAAGGAGCATCCAAAGGCCAGCACTGATCTGTCCTCagccccctctcagcctccctcccatgctcatcAGGGCCCAAAGCCCAGAGTGTTCAAGACAGCAGGCGGACGGTGCATCAGCACTAACCTGAGCATGCACACACTCATCTGGGCTGCCACAGCATACATGCTTGACCCCAACCCCGCTCCAAAATTACAGCAGGTGCCAGGAGGGACCACACAGTGGGAGCAGACACCCCCATGCTGCAGGAGAAGGGGAGACCTCCTGAGCCCTCAAGAGCACTGGGGGACCTTGGTTGGAACTGCGACCTGGGCAGCTTCAGTTGTGCCTTTGGAGCTACTGTCCTGCCAACTCGGGAGAGCCAGGACTCCCTCTTGTCCCAGGATCCCATCAGGTTCAAAGTATATGTAGCCTCAGTTATGCcctctctctgtgtttctccAAAGAGGTGACAGGTGAGATGCAGGTTCACAGCAGCTCTGGCCAACCCTGCAAAAACAAACCCAATGCTTCTGGGTCTGGTTTAATGAGCCCCAACTGCACTCTAGTTAAGAATATTGCAGGCTAACAGCAGGCAGTGAGGAGTGAGTTTGAGGCTTTGTAGAGGCTCCAGACCTGGGAGCGGGTCTTATTAAGCCATGAGAGGGTGTGGGTGGCACAGCTGTCTGCCTCAGGAACACGGGGCACAGGCCTGGCTCACAACCCTGCTAAGGTGGGGTGCCTCCAGGAGTGGACCGTGGTCCCCAGACCCAGCAATTAGGAACGTCAGTCTCCGTGGTCACCCCTGTGGGGGGCAGATCTTGGAAATGCAGCCCCAGGAGGATTAGCACAGAACCTCCCTTCGACACCCAGGAACTTGGCAATGTTAgcagggtgggcacagtggcccatagCTGGCCAGGTCATTGAACTAGGTGCCATTTCTGCTTCCCAACAAAGGCCCCTGTAGCTtgatcccagctctgcctaccACCTCAAGCCCATCTTCTCCTCGGGGCCCCTCTCTGCCCGTCCCTTTGTGCCTGACTGAGCTGCTCCTTGCAGGCGAAAATGTAAGGAAAAAACAGATGACTGAAGAGAAGTAAAGAATGGGTGGAGATCATTGgcatacccgtaatcccagcacattgggaggccaaggtcagcagatcactgaagccaggagctcaagaccagcctggtcaacatggaaaaaccacgtctctactaaaaatacaaaaagtagcatgCTTGGTGGCACTTGCatgcaattccagctactagagtggctgaggcatgagaatcactggagccccgAAGGAtaggattgcagtgagcccagatgggaccactgcagtgcagcctgggtgacaaagcaagattttgtcttttatttatttattttttttaaaaaagcaaagaaaaagaatgggTGGGAATTAGATGTTTTGTAGCTGAATCTCAATCACAGACAACAGAGTACTTTGATACTTTTCCATCAGTAACTCAATTACTAGAGATTTCTGATGTATAAATCGCTAAAACAAGTCAATCAAATACAGAGGACACCAGAAAGTTTTCATTGAGGTTATTTCTGATATTCCTTGGTAACCGTCCCTGCAGGGATAACATTCTCATCACTGTAGAACTTTAGCTTCTCTTTCTGACTCTGTAGGACATGGGTCCCGTAAGGTCTCATTGACTCCACCTCAACATTTTCCTCTAGTCTTGCCCCCTGCTGTTATCTTTTTTCCCTCATACTGAGCACCTGCCTGAAGCAAAGAATTCTGTGCTTCCTGTAAGTTGCATGTGGCCTGGTCACAAtcactcatgccagtaatcctggcactttaggaggccaaggcaggagaatcccatgTGCCCAGCAGTTtcagaccagctggggcaacggagcgaaaccctgtctcaaatgttctttaataaaattttagaattattaaaaaaggaaataagaaaaaacaaacataactTGCACCTACATACTAGATTTTAGTGTCCAAGTGCCTAGAAGAGAACTTTGGATTTCTCTACCCCGCTAGGCACGCCTTCCCTAGCAGCAAAGATGGAGCTCCAGTTCCTCAGACGGTGATGAGCCACAGGAAGGGCAGGGGGTGGGACCAGTGAAGATCCTCTTGGGCTGCCTGACTTCCCTCAGTGTACACACCAGCTCAGCCCGAAGTGGGGTGAAGATCTCCCAATCGACACGAACCAAGGAATTCAAACTCTCCCCAGGGGCAGGATATGTCTCCAGGCTTAACTTGCTCAGCCCACTGTTGTGGCACAGCAGGTCCTTCAGGGCGCCCATAGACATACAATTTCTGCCAAAGTAGAAGGTGgtgagctgggagcagtggctcaggccaggCAGGATGGCACTGAGTTGGGAGTAGTGGATCTGACAGCCCTCCAAGATGAGGGTCTTGAGAGTGGCAGCAATTTTCTCTAGCAGAGCTCCTAGGGGTTCAAGACTGATGCGGAACAGCAGCACGTAGCTGAGATTCAGATGCTTTAGGTAACCGAGGCTTGGGTACTGGGAGAGACACTTCATGTCCTCTTCCAATAGGTAGCCACAAGTTAACTCCAAGTTCTCCAAGGGGTTCTGGAGGCACCTGTGGAGATCAAGAAGTTAGTTCTGGGCAGTGATACCAGTTAGATGAAGGTGGTGGGGAATAACTGAAAGGGAAACGTCTGCTTCACCCAAACACAAGTTTATTCCCATCATGTGATGATGGTCCACATGCAAGTTGCTGTGTGATGAGGACTCTGATCATTCAGGGGCAGTCCTAGTTTAGCCTCGatcctttcaccattgcttgtgTGATTGGTTCAAGGCCACAAAATCACATCACTAAagcctcttttcttcatcttttagcAGAAATGTTCGTCTCTGGGCCACAGGTACTCAGTGGGAGATGTGCACGAAGAACTCAACTGAGTAAGGTCTAGGGTCATCAGCTAGGGCTACATGTCGGCAGGGGCTCCCTGACATGCCTGCATCTGCAAACCAACTGTCACTTTTTACCACTCTCACGCCTACTCCCTCAGCCTCCGTTCAAGAAGCACACATTTCCCATGTCAGTTACCTTTCCGGGGGTTCAAAACAACCTTTTACAGACAGGGAATTAGAGACAGGATCATTTGTGATCACTAAGCTGGTGAGGACAGAGATTCTACTGTGAAATGCACAGGTTTGATGCGCTATCCCTCCTTTCATACCCTCCTGTATTACCTCTTTTATATCATATCAACTTGAAACACACTTTGTAACGAGAAATTCACATATGCACCCCCAGTAGAGCTGAAACCCCCACTACCTGGCTTGTACATGATGTAGCTCTCTAGCCTCTACCCCAGGTGACCCCGCTGCCCTCATTGCAGAGATCCTGTGATAGCCACTCCAGAACATGGAGCACTGAATGGGACAATGTGTTGATATTCTGGTGTCCCCTTCACTGTGATGTCGCCACTGGCTGACACAAAAGTTATGCCTTCTAGCGTTTGCTGTAACAAAAAAAGGCTGTGTTGTGGTCTACAGAGAAAGTGCACGATCCTTTCTCACCTGATCAGCTGTTCCAGGTGCCCACGGAAGAAGGTGATCAATTTTACTTTAAGCAATTGGAGGTGttccagcctgaggaacacagGCTGAATTTGGTGAGTAACCATTCCTCGAGGTCATTGTCTGACGTGTAATGATAGCACCTGGAGAAAACGAGTTTGCGAAGATTCTTCATCTCCTTCAGGTAACAATGAAGCTTTCTTATCAGATGCAGCCAGGACATGTTGTGAATTTCCAGCTCCTGAATACTATTCAGGTGGACTATTTTCAATGACTTTCTAAGATATTTAATGGGTGTTAGATAATTCACCAACTTACTACAGCACAGGTGTACTAAAACTCTCCTTTGGTAAACCCACTGGAAGAGGTATCTCAGGCATTCATCTTGGGGTGTTTCCTTGAGGCAGACGTCTATGAACACCTTTAAGGGCTGGTGCTCTCCCATCCTTGGATAGTCCTCTGCTGTCTGCCTCTTACTCATGGCCTCTGGGGAGGAGGACAGGGCCTAGCCTCCAGGCCATCCGGCCCAGACATTCTCATCAACATCCAGCAAGTCCAGCACTTGAAGTTTCCACCTCCTATAGGTAAAGTAAGGGAGAAGCTCAGAATTTAGAAGGAGCCATCCCTGACTTTTGCTTTCATTCTCATTGCTCCCTGttctctctctgacttttctcagtccattttctcttttgattcatACTGCTCCCCACTTCTTGTCCCTTTACCTTCCACTGGGAAAAAGCAGGTTTCTGTTCCCACAGTGGACCCTGTATGGTGAGCAGTCCTTTCTCTGAGGATCTGGACAATGGCCAAAGCCTCCCTGAGCTTCCTCACCAGCACCATCAGAGGACTCTGGGCTACCCTGAGTCAGGCTGGAAAACAAGccgctttattttatttatttatttatttatttatggattttgagaccgagttttgctcttgttgccccagttgcagtgcaatggtgtgatctcagctcaccacaacctccgtctcctgcgttcaagcgattctcctgcttcagcctcccgagtagctgggattacagacatgcaccaccatgcccaggtaattttgtatttttagtggagacggtgtttctccaagttggtcaggctggtctccaactcctgacctcaagtgatctgcctgccttggcctcccaaagtgctgggattacaggcgtgaaccactgcgctcagcctcaAGCCACtttatatagggttaaataaaccCCCTCTGAGGGGACTTTGTGATTTGTAGAAGGTGACTCCCCAGGCCCTTTAGTTAGGAATTGGGGACCTTCATGTCCCAACTTCACCTTTGGATGCAGAGAacctaattataatgcatttaaATGTAAAGCCTCAACCACCAGGTGAACCTGGGACATATGTGACATGTATATTTGCTCACCATACATGCATGCATCCCCCACCCTGTGAATTTTCATAGCTGCTCCAATAACCTGCTGAATATGCACAGTTGGCGGCCAACAGGTTCAGCATAGATTCCTGGgtcaccttccctccctccaagCGCTTGCCTCAGGTCCTGCCTGGAGGCCCATTTCCCAGCGAGCAGGTTGTAAACCTTTAGAAGAAATTACGCTCCTTTTTTCTAAATCTATAGACCCCATAATTTTTAGTGGACCTCATTGGTGTTAGAAGTGGGATTCAAAGGGGACCTCCGATCTCTTCCTGATGCCTCCAGAACCAATGCATCCTGCACTGGCAAGAGCCCCGTGAGCTCTTCTCGATTGCGCCATGGGAAGGCCTCGGGTAAGTCTTCCTGAATTCAGATGTCGAGCTCTTAGGTGGAAGATCTCAGAGACTTTAATTCTTCACAGCTGGTTCTCTCCAAACAGTTTCTGGAGGGGACCTTCTCCATCAGTTCCAGGTTTTGGGACCTATGGtgccttcccttccctgttcCCTCTCAGTCCCTGTCCTGGCTCCCTAATTGGGATCTTGGAGGGAATCTCTTTGTTGGTCCTGGGTTTGAGGAGACTCTTCCAGTTCCCGCCATCTGGACTGGATAGAAGATGCCTCTGAGGACCCCTGCCTAGTGGGGAGACATTCAGGTCAGACTTCTTGGGTCCATCAGGTTTGGTGAAGATGCTCGCCCTCTAGTGGTGCTTACAGGGACGCCTGTGGTAGGTAAGTGCAGTTATGAGGGCCCTTAGTTCCAAGGGGACAGACTCAGGCCAGTGGCCATCAGGAACCCTGGTGACTCTTTGTTTAAAGACTGTGTCCTGTATTACATGGGGGGAAATCTATAAAAAACAGATGAAGTTCATCCATGTGATGACGGCACTGCCGTGACACACAGGTAGTGACCCCGGCAAAAGGAGGGTGACTTCATCCATATTCAACGTGTTTATATTACTGGTGGCAGCTCATGTTGACTGCCCGACATTTGCATTGTAGTGGCTATAAAGTGATTTCTAAGCACTATGTGATCAATAAGCATTTACAGC
This genomic window contains:
- the LOC129143158 gene encoding PRAME family member 14-like; protein product: MKGGIAHQTCAFHSRISVLTSLVITNDPVSNSLSVKGCFEPPERCLQNPLENLELTCGYLLEEDMKCLSQYPSLGYLKHLNLSYVLLFRISLEPLGALLEKIAATLKTLILEGCQIHYSQLSAILPGLSHCSQLTTFYFGRNCMSMGALKDLLCHNSGLSKLSLETYPAPGESLNSLVRVDWEIFTPLRAELVCTLREVRQPKRIFTGPTPCPSCGSSPSEELELHLCC